A single region of the Pseudomonadota bacterium genome encodes:
- a CDS encoding UDP-glucose/GDP-mannose dehydrogenase family protein, translated as MHITVIGSGYVGLVTGACLAEFGMNVTCVDLDEAKIASLNRGVMPIYEPGLEDLVERNVKQRRLSFSTDLRQGIGVSLVIFIAVGTPPAADGSADLSQIRAVAADIGRYMNGYKVVVDKSTVPVGTGQMVKEVIREHQPARINFDVVSNPEFLREGSAIADFMRPDRVVIGTESEQAAAIMKDIYNVLYLNETPFVLTNIETAELTKYAANAFLATKISFINEIANLCEKVGANVQQVARGIGLDGRIGKKFLHAGPGYGGSCFPKDTLALVATARQYDEPLAIVEAVVAVNQRQRLRMVEKVSALLGGEVAGKTIALLGLSFKPETDDARDAPALAFVEAMLAAGARIRAYDPEAIKSFQEFYGKERIFYAADAYDAAAGADVLVLMTEWNQFRYLDLERLRELLAAPRFADLRNVYDGAKLKALGFTYVGVGR; from the coding sequence TCGCGGGGTGATGCCGATTTATGAGCCCGGGCTGGAAGATCTGGTGGAGCGCAATGTCAAACAGCGGCGTCTTTCCTTCAGCACCGATCTGCGACAGGGAATTGGCGTCTCCCTGGTTATTTTTATCGCGGTCGGCACCCCGCCGGCGGCGGATGGTTCGGCCGATCTTAGTCAGATTCGAGCGGTGGCCGCCGATATCGGTCGTTATATGAACGGCTACAAGGTGGTGGTCGATAAAAGTACGGTGCCGGTCGGCACCGGTCAGATGGTCAAAGAGGTGATCCGCGAACATCAGCCGGCCAGAATTAATTTCGATGTGGTATCCAACCCGGAATTTTTACGGGAAGGGTCGGCGATTGCCGATTTCATGCGTCCCGATCGCGTGGTGATCGGCACGGAAAGCGAGCAGGCGGCGGCCATTATGAAGGATATCTACAATGTCCTGTATCTCAATGAAACCCCCTTTGTTCTGACCAATATTGAAACCGCCGAACTTACCAAATATGCGGCCAACGCCTTTCTTGCGACCAAGATCAGCTTTATTAACGAAATCGCCAATCTTTGTGAGAAGGTCGGAGCCAATGTGCAGCAGGTGGCTCGCGGCATCGGGCTGGACGGTCGCATCGGCAAGAAATTTCTTCATGCCGGCCCCGGTTACGGGGGCTCCTGTTTTCCCAAGGACACCCTGGCCCTGGTTGCCACCGCCCGCCAGTACGACGAGCCCCTGGCCATTGTCGAGGCCGTGGTTGCCGTCAATCAGCGCCAGCGCCTGAGAATGGTCGAAAAGGTGAGCGCCCTGCTGGGCGGCGAGGTTGCCGGAAAAACCATCGCTTTGCTGGGGCTTTCCTTTAAGCCGGAAACCGATGATGCCCGCGATGCTCCGGCGCTGGCTTTTGTCGAGGCGATGCTGGCGGCCGGCGCCAGGATTCGTGCTTATGATCCGGAAGCGATCAAGTCCTTTCAGGAATTTTACGGCAAAGAGCGGATTTTCTATGCCGCCGATGCCTATGACGCGGCGGCCGGCGCCGATGTCCTGGTTCTGATGACTGAGTGGAACCAATTTCGCTATCTGGATCTTGAGCGTTTACGCGAGCTGCTGGCCGCGCCCCGTTTTGCCGATTTGCGCAATGTTTACGATGGGGCCAAACTGAAGGCTCTCGGTTTTACTTATGTCGGGGTTGGCCGCTAA
- a CDS encoding methylmalonyl-CoA carboxyltransferase — protein sequence MSLREAQLERLEQMNQAAELSGGADRIAKQHEAGKLTARERMLYFFDEGTFEEIDKFVTHRCTDFGMEKNKIVGDGVVSGYGRVNGRLTYACAQDFTAIGGTLSETNAQKMCKLLDMAAKNGAPFIALNDSGGARIHEGVSSLGGYAELFYRNTIYSGVIPQIAAILGPCAGGAVYSPAIMDFIVMTKNTSYMFITGPNVIKTVTNEDVTQEKLGGANTHMKTSGVAHMAGENDRDTIDQIKRLLSFLPQSNREKAPLLDFDGEVEKLIPELNEVVPADSRRPYDIKKIIKLVADRGDFMEIQPQYAANLVIGFARFNGESVGIIANQPNFMAGCLDINASDKCARFIRFCDCFNIPLLTFVDVPGYLPGTGQEFGGIIRHGAKIIFAYAEATVPKITITTRKSFGGAYCAMSSRQLGADIHYAYPTAEYSVMGPDGAVNIVFNKELKGAADPVAKRQELVDEYKANFANPYRAAAYGFVDEVIKPEMTRIKIIRALEMLQDKEEQLPYRKHGNIPL from the coding sequence ATGTCTTTGAGAGAAGCCCAGTTGGAACGTTTGGAGCAAATGAACCAGGCCGCCGAGCTCAGTGGCGGTGCCGATCGTATCGCCAAACAGCATGAGGCCGGTAAGCTGACCGCCCGGGAGCGCATGCTTTACTTTTTTGACGAGGGGACCTTCGAGGAGATCGACAAGTTCGTTACCCATCGCTGTACGGACTTCGGGATGGAGAAAAACAAGATTGTCGGTGATGGAGTGGTCAGCGGTTACGGTCGGGTAAACGGTCGCCTGACCTATGCCTGTGCTCAGGATTTTACTGCGATCGGCGGCACACTGAGCGAGACCAACGCTCAGAAGATGTGTAAGCTTCTCGACATGGCGGCTAAAAACGGAGCACCTTTTATTGCTCTTAACGATTCCGGCGGCGCCCGCATCCATGAGGGGGTTTCCAGCCTCGGCGGTTACGCCGAACTCTTTTATCGTAATACCATCTATTCCGGGGTGATTCCCCAGATTGCGGCGATCCTCGGACCCTGCGCCGGGGGGGCGGTGTATTCACCGGCGATCATGGATTTTATCGTCATGACGAAAAATACCAGTTACATGTTCATTACCGGTCCTAATGTCATCAAGACCGTGACCAATGAAGATGTCACTCAGGAAAAGCTTGGCGGCGCCAATACGCATATGAAGACCAGCGGGGTGGCTCATATGGCGGGTGAAAATGATCGGGACACGATTGATCAGATCAAACGCCTGCTTTCCTTTCTGCCTCAGAGCAATCGGGAAAAAGCGCCGCTGCTTGATTTTGACGGCGAGGTCGAGAAACTGATTCCGGAACTCAATGAGGTGGTTCCGGCTGATTCCCGGCGGCCCTATGATATCAAGAAGATTATCAAGCTGGTGGCCGACCGTGGCGACTTTATGGAGATTCAGCCTCAGTACGCGGCTAATTTAGTCATTGGTTTTGCGCGTTTTAATGGAGAATCCGTCGGTATTATTGCCAATCAGCCGAATTTTATGGCCGGTTGTCTGGATATCAACGCTTCCGATAAATGCGCCCGTTTTATACGTTTCTGTGATTGTTTCAATATCCCGCTGCTGACCTTCGTCGATGTGCCCGGTTATCTGCCCGGAACCGGACAGGAATTTGGCGGTATCATTCGCCACGGGGCCAAGATCATCTTCGCCTATGCCGAAGCTACGGTGCCGAAAATTACGATTACCACCCGCAAATCCTTTGGTGGTGCTTACTGCGCCATGTCTTCGCGCCAGCTCGGGGCCGACATTCATTATGCTTATCCGACCGCTGAATATTCGGTGATGGGTCCGGATGGCGCGGTCAATATCGTTTTCAACAAGGAGCTCAAGGGCGCGGCTGATCCGGTGGCCAAACGTCAGGAGCTGGTTGATGAATACAAGGCCAATTTTGCCAACCCCTATCGCGCCGCGGCGTATGGTTTTGTCGATGAAGTGATCAAACCTGAGATGACCCGGATCAAGATCATTCGGGCCCTGGAGATGCTTCAGGACAAGGAAGAACAGCTGCCCTATCGCAAACATGGA